One segment of Novipirellula artificiosorum DNA contains the following:
- a CDS encoding sugar porter family MFS transporter, which translates to MQTQAPKSKIVSSDHGSLSYLIRIVLVATLGGLLFGYDTAVIAGAIGFLQTHFELNAAMKGWAASSALAGCVLGVLCAGPLSDRFGRRKTLIFAAVMFFVSAIGTAVPRTLTEFVVFRFLGGMGVGAASMTSPMYIAEISPARLRGRMVSINQFAIVSGMLVVYFVNYFIVAYGEGIGGNWNDSQAWRWMFGSEAIPAVALFVLLFFVPESPRWLMEKGREEQARSILTQVDGSDNAEKELGEIRRTVALEPTRLSELLTSRLRTVLMIGIALAVLQQVTGINVFLYYAPEIFKSVAGAKADIAMLQTVVVGAVNLGFTVVAIWLVDKVGRKPLMIVGTTGMGISLLALGCAAWLDQLSAWALIFILAYIASFALSVGPVTWVILSEIFPTKFRGRALSIATVWLWVANFGVSQTFPMMDENPWLVETFNHGFPFLLYAAFCVLLLGIVLFAIPETKGQTLEQIEKRWLG; encoded by the coding sequence ATGCAAACGCAAGCACCCAAGTCAAAGATTGTCTCGAGCGACCACGGCAGTCTGTCTTACCTCATTCGCATTGTCCTTGTCGCGACGCTCGGCGGGCTGTTATTTGGCTATGACACGGCCGTTATCGCGGGCGCGATCGGCTTTCTACAAACCCACTTTGAACTGAACGCAGCGATGAAGGGCTGGGCCGCGTCGAGTGCGCTCGCCGGTTGCGTACTTGGGGTGCTTTGTGCCGGTCCGCTCAGTGATCGCTTCGGAAGGCGAAAGACGTTGATCTTCGCCGCGGTCATGTTCTTTGTCTCTGCGATTGGGACTGCCGTTCCTCGTACGCTCACGGAATTCGTCGTTTTTCGATTTCTCGGCGGAATGGGCGTCGGAGCGGCATCGATGACAAGCCCCATGTACATCGCCGAAATCTCGCCGGCGCGATTACGCGGACGGATGGTCAGTATCAATCAATTCGCGATCGTCTCGGGGATGCTTGTCGTCTATTTTGTCAATTACTTTATCGTCGCCTATGGGGAAGGCATCGGGGGAAATTGGAATGACAGCCAAGCTTGGCGGTGGATGTTCGGTTCCGAAGCGATCCCCGCAGTGGCTCTTTTTGTCTTGCTTTTTTTCGTCCCTGAGTCGCCGAGATGGCTGATGGAAAAGGGACGCGAGGAACAGGCGAGGTCCATTTTGACCCAAGTCGACGGGAGCGATAACGCGGAGAAGGAGCTTGGCGAAATTCGCAGAACCGTTGCATTGGAACCGACCCGTTTGTCTGAATTGCTGACGTCCCGACTGCGAACCGTGTTGATGATCGGAATCGCCCTTGCCGTTCTGCAGCAAGTCACAGGAATCAACGTGTTTCTGTATTATGCACCTGAGATTTTCAAGAGTGTCGCGGGGGCGAAAGCAGACATTGCGATGTTGCAAACTGTCGTTGTCGGTGCCGTGAATCTTGGGTTCACCGTCGTTGCGATTTGGTTGGTGGATAAGGTGGGGCGAAAACCGCTGATGATCGTCGGCACAACCGGGATGGGGATTTCGCTGCTTGCACTCGGGTGCGCCGCCTGGTTGGATCAATTGTCTGCTTGGGCTTTGATCTTTATTCTTGCTTACATCGCTAGTTTCGCGCTGTCGGTCGGGCCAGTCACCTGGGTCATCCTGTCGGAGATTTTTCCAACCAAGTTTCGAGGCCGAGCACTGTCCATCGCGACCGTTTGGCTGTGGGTCGCCAATTTTGGCGTGAGCCAGACGTTTCCAATGATGGATGAGAATCCATGGTTAGTGGAGACGTTCAACCACGGATTCCCATTCCTGCTTTATGCCGCGTTCTGCGTCTTGTTGCTGGGAATCGTCCTGTTTGCGATTCCCGAAACGAAGGGACAAACGCTCGAGCAGATTGAAAAACGCTGGCTCGGTTGA
- a CDS encoding chemotaxis protein CheW: MIAKNADSNDPFDWNAAKLRLQEAQQKLDRAEDLSSIDSARVLEARARQLARVPEKVLDSTEVIEVVGFRLGDEMYAVETEFVLELTRPSEITPIPQSEAHFIGLINLRGEVTAIVDLRAFLGIPGKQASNSQILVLGIDRIEFGIAVDAIEHVRILQRADLVEPAAVVGGHRELMIGCTHEGLMVFNGEAILSCEELYVDQSD; the protein is encoded by the coding sequence ATGATTGCCAAGAATGCCGATTCAAACGACCCATTCGATTGGAATGCCGCCAAGCTCCGTTTGCAAGAAGCGCAGCAGAAACTAGATCGGGCGGAGGACCTTTCCTCGATTGATTCGGCACGGGTGCTTGAAGCCCGGGCTCGGCAATTGGCACGCGTGCCCGAAAAAGTTTTGGACTCCACCGAAGTGATCGAAGTTGTCGGGTTCCGGCTCGGCGATGAAATGTATGCGGTGGAAACAGAGTTCGTATTGGAATTGACACGACCAAGTGAAATCACTCCGATCCCTCAATCCGAAGCCCACTTTATTGGGCTGATCAACCTTCGTGGTGAAGTGACTGCCATTGTCGACCTGCGAGCATTTCTGGGAATCCCCGGGAAACAGGCTTCGAACTCTCAGATCTTGGTGCTTGGAATCGATCGCATCGAATTTGGAATCGCAGTGGATGCAATCGAACATGTGAGGATTCTGCAGCGAGCAGACTTGGTCGAACCTGCTGCGGTTGTCGGCGGGCATCGAGAGCTGATGATTGGTTGCACCCATGAGGGCTTGATGGTTTTTAACGGTGAAGCGATTCTCAGTTGCGAGGAGTTGTATGTTGACCAATCCGATTAG
- a CDS encoding sulfatase-like hydrolase/transferase yields the protein MERKQLHRPDKGSQNEGDKWVDHLTDSACEFFEANRDRRWFYYLSHHTLHNKVSAPPELVKKYRDQGAPEVGFHNAMYLAAIEHLDASIGRLLDKLDELGTCHSTICAGHHPRCV from the coding sequence ATGGAAAGGAAGCAGCTCCATCGGCCAGACAAGGGATCACAGAACGAAGGGGACAAATGGGTGGATCACTTAACCGATTCGGCTTGTGAGTTTTTCGAAGCGAATCGAGACCGCCGTTGGTTCTACTACCTGTCGCACCACACACTGCACAACAAGGTTTCCGCACCGCCCGAATTGGTAAAGAAGTATCGTGACCAAGGTGCTCCCGAGGTGGGTTTTCACAACGCGATGTATCTGGCTGCAATCGAGCACTTAGACGCATCCATCGGTCGACTGCTCGATAAGCTTGATGAGCTTGGTACATGCCACTCTACGATCTGCGCTGGGCATCACCCTCGTTGCGTGTGA
- a CDS encoding ABC transporter ATP-binding protein, whose translation MIEVIDFVKRYGDLVAVGGTSFSVPAGAVAALVGPNGAGKTTTIRTLCGILRPTSGRLRVADADLASEPLLVKKRTAYVPDDPPLFDTLTVIEHLQFIASAYRVMDWRADADLLLQRFNLSEKANTLASELSRGMRQKVAIACAYLRQPNVLLLDEPMTGLDPPSIRTLKQTIREQSQRGATILVSSHLLSLVDDLCDFLVLIRGGNVVFSGPMIEARSQFGGVSGSLEEVFFRLTGESEDAEVGAVSDD comes from the coding sequence TTGATTGAAGTGATTGATTTCGTTAAACGCTACGGAGACCTTGTCGCCGTGGGAGGCACGTCGTTTTCCGTTCCGGCAGGCGCGGTTGCTGCGCTGGTCGGCCCCAACGGTGCCGGCAAAACGACAACGATTCGGACGCTTTGTGGGATACTCCGTCCAACCAGCGGACGGCTGCGGGTTGCGGACGCGGATCTCGCAAGCGAGCCGCTTCTGGTCAAGAAACGCACCGCCTACGTGCCGGATGATCCGCCGCTGTTTGACACGCTTACGGTGATCGAGCACCTTCAATTCATCGCGTCCGCCTATCGGGTGATGGATTGGCGAGCCGATGCAGACCTGCTTCTGCAACGGTTTAACCTAAGCGAAAAAGCAAATACACTCGCCTCGGAGCTTTCGCGTGGAATGCGTCAAAAGGTGGCCATCGCCTGTGCTTACCTGCGACAGCCAAATGTCTTATTGCTGGATGAACCGATGACGGGATTGGATCCTCCAAGCATTCGCACACTCAAGCAGACGATTCGCGAACAGTCGCAGCGGGGGGCCACGATTCTTGTTAGTTCGCACTTGCTGTCGTTGGTGGACGATCTTTGTGACTTCCTGGTGCTGATCCGGGGAGGCAACGTTGTTTTTAGTGGGCCAATGATAGAGGCTCGTTCACAATTTGGCGGAGTCAGTGGGTCGCTGGAGGAAGTGTTCTTCCGATTGACGGGAGAGTCCGAGGACGCAGAAGTCGGGGCAGTGAGCGATGATTGA
- a CDS encoding CheR family methyltransferase yields the protein MTSMLTDRDLELVLQTVQRLTGIRFRSDQTDAIRATILRVMDRVEVRSPVQFARLIEHDQQIYHELVEEITVGETYFFREPKHFEFVRRRVIPELRMRRGDQTMLHAWSAACASGEEAYSLAIVCEETHQPASILGTDISREAIANAREATYRRWSFRGEAMSHVGPYVTQCDNDCLRLNPLIRKRVQFAQLNLASDGYPSGASRTQNLDLIFCRNVLIYFDASTNAAIADRLFRCLRPGGWLVTASGDPILSDMADFVPTMTEFGSFYQRRLTLLPDMKSAKADPSAAPRLTNKAKREPPPPPQPASSTPRGSDSIVRQIQALSRSDQEAALEVCSTAVEKNPLVAELHFLQAKLLLTTGSPTGAFLAVQRALFLDRSAIMVHFLCGSIQHKRGQLDAARKHFFNARELCQRIPPDQMVPYSDRATATQIIADVNACLARIDQ from the coding sequence ATGACTTCGATGCTGACCGATCGCGATTTGGAGTTAGTGCTTCAGACGGTTCAACGGCTGACAGGAATCCGTTTCCGCTCGGATCAGACCGATGCGATCCGGGCGACGATCTTGCGAGTGATGGACCGAGTGGAGGTTCGATCCCCTGTCCAATTCGCTCGGTTGATCGAGCATGACCAGCAGATCTACCACGAATTGGTCGAAGAGATTACGGTTGGAGAGACCTATTTTTTTCGCGAACCCAAGCACTTTGAGTTTGTTCGCAGGCGAGTGATCCCCGAGTTGCGGATGCGTCGTGGTGATCAAACCATGCTTCACGCTTGGTCTGCGGCCTGTGCTTCGGGTGAAGAAGCCTACTCACTCGCTATCGTTTGCGAGGAGACGCACCAGCCTGCCTCCATTCTCGGAACTGACATTTCGCGTGAGGCGATTGCAAACGCTCGCGAGGCAACGTATCGACGTTGGTCTTTCCGAGGCGAGGCGATGTCGCATGTCGGGCCCTACGTCACTCAATGCGATAACGATTGCTTGCGTCTGAATCCACTCATTCGAAAGCGGGTTCAATTCGCTCAATTGAACCTTGCATCGGATGGATACCCAAGCGGCGCGTCGAGAACACAGAACTTGGACTTGATCTTCTGTCGAAATGTGCTGATCTATTTTGACGCGAGCACGAACGCTGCAATTGCCGACCGGTTGTTTCGATGTTTGAGGCCTGGTGGTTGGTTGGTCACGGCCTCCGGTGACCCGATATTGTCCGACATGGCGGACTTTGTGCCGACCATGACAGAGTTCGGCTCGTTCTATCAGCGCCGACTGACTTTGCTGCCCGACATGAAATCGGCCAAGGCAGATCCATCAGCGGCTCCTCGGTTGACCAACAAAGCGAAAAGGGAACCGCCACCGCCACCCCAACCTGCATCGAGCACGCCAAGGGGTTCGGACTCCATTGTCCGTCAAATCCAAGCTCTTTCTCGCTCGGACCAAGAAGCGGCACTCGAAGTTTGCTCGACAGCCGTCGAAAAAAACCCACTCGTCGCCGAATTGCATTTTTTACAGGCAAAGTTGCTGTTGACCACCGGCAGTCCGACAGGAGCGTTTCTGGCGGTGCAACGCGCCCTGTTTTTGGACCGTTCCGCCATAATGGTTCATTTTCTTTGTGGCTCAATCCAACACAAGAGAGGACAATTGGATGCTGCTCGCAAACATTTTTTCAACGCCAGAGAACTGTGTCAGCGAATTCCGCCCGATCAAATGGTCCCCTATTCGGATCGGGCAACTGCAACGCAGATCATCGCAGACGTGAATGCATGTTTGGCAAGAATCGATCAGTAA
- a CDS encoding uroporphyrinogen decarboxylase family protein produces the protein MDGRQRLDATLNHRQPDRVCVDFGATFVTGVHVAVVDKLRKAVLGDPEYRVRVIEPYQMLGEIDDELRDALGIDVVGHLTRKSIFGTDESDWKPFTMFDGCKVLVPHNFNTTVEPGSGDLLIYPEGDRSCAPSGRMPKGGYFFDSIIRQHPIDEATLDPNDNLEEFKRFDQQDVAFYQQVKHWFDQRSQAGSIVIVPGSAMGDIALVPAPFLKDPKGIRDIAEWYMSTAMRTDYVHAIFEKQCEIALENIRQMIDILGDSVQSAVITGTDFGMQTGAMISNASYRDLFQPYHKKINDLIHRESNWKTFIHSCGSVWTLIPDFIEAGFDILNPVQCSAAEMDPRRLKATFGNDIVFWGGGVDTQKTLAFGTPDEVYNEVRERIEIFNDGGGFVFNAIHNVQGNVSIENVRAMFNAIHDS, from the coding sequence ATGGATGGCCGCCAACGTCTCGATGCCACATTGAATCATCGGCAACCGGATCGCGTGTGTGTTGATTTTGGAGCAACCTTTGTCACGGGCGTTCATGTCGCCGTTGTCGACAAACTCCGTAAAGCCGTTCTTGGTGATCCCGAGTACCGAGTTCGAGTCATCGAACCGTATCAAATGCTGGGTGAGATTGATGACGAACTTCGTGATGCACTTGGTATTGATGTCGTTGGACATTTAACACGAAAAAGCATCTTCGGTACGGACGAGTCGGACTGGAAACCGTTCACCATGTTCGATGGCTGCAAAGTCCTGGTGCCTCACAACTTCAATACGACCGTTGAACCCGGTTCGGGTGATCTGCTGATTTATCCTGAAGGCGATCGATCCTGCGCACCGTCGGGGCGGATGCCGAAAGGCGGCTATTTTTTCGACTCCATCATCCGCCAACATCCGATCGATGAAGCGACGTTGGACCCCAACGACAACTTGGAAGAATTCAAACGGTTTGATCAACAGGACGTGGCGTTTTACCAACAAGTCAAGCATTGGTTCGATCAACGAAGCCAAGCCGGCAGCATCGTCATCGTTCCAGGCTCTGCCATGGGCGACATCGCTTTGGTTCCCGCGCCGTTTTTGAAAGACCCCAAAGGCATTCGCGACATTGCCGAATGGTACATGTCAACCGCAATGCGGACCGATTACGTCCATGCCATCTTTGAAAAACAATGTGAAATTGCGTTGGAGAACATCCGCCAAATGATTGATATTCTGGGCGACAGCGTGCAGTCGGCCGTCATTACGGGAACCGACTTTGGGATGCAGACCGGCGCAATGATTTCCAACGCCAGCTACCGCGATCTGTTTCAGCCCTATCACAAAAAGATCAACGATTTGATCCATCGTGAAAGCAACTGGAAAACGTTTATCCATTCCTGTGGCAGCGTATGGACGCTCATTCCCGACTTTATCGAAGCGGGCTTTGACATTCTCAACCCGGTACAGTGTTCTGCGGCCGAAATGGATCCTCGTCGGCTAAAAGCGACCTTTGGTAACGACATCGTTTTCTGGGGTGGTGGAGTTGATACGCAGAAGACACTTGCCTTCGGTACACCCGACGAGGTCTACAACGAAGTTCGCGAGCGAATCGAGATTTTTAACGACGGAGGCGGGTTCGTCTTCAATGCGATCCACAATGTCCAAGGTAACGTGTCGATTGAAAACGTTCGAGCGATGTTTAATGCGATCCACGACAGTTGA
- a CDS encoding carbohydrate-binding family 9-like protein: protein MPLYDLRWASPSLRVIFRDADGNNLPNQAGGKYYVYSSTRNKEPIVDTWTAAVYSFTIAAESKVDSVLLSIFLYDAGTIEIDNVGLFNDTVRSRTVPNEHTSEFRQVDGDASRFGLPQATVPKIDTAVKIDGKPDDPVWQHGKQNLLVNAISGGRAPQATEFQIAHDTENLYLFVRAVERGQESHHHGPSGHDAPEIHRCDSIEIFLQPPTSGDAYYQIAVNPAGGIYDRKWIGPGNETAWDADGVIVGGYHHFDYWNVEVKIPLSDLGIRFPTPGSLWRANVCRTEVPGQRNWNAWSSTGGEFHRPKRFGILKFAEDDLAGENTHTLRGTLIDGDAQPLKDVPVKAFGRIERTDAHGVYVFDDVPGGKHVISILSPKHTEMHGQVSITNQLENVAPVTVQRRDPFQPDFTGPLGRDAVGWIHGSITEPPNMREQPGRADLVQSILLHAAKGETKAVAVSLFANQMLDHPDLQLTRLSGRKGVIDGDRISIGWVQRMLKPVHYQGPQDDALFVWRFVWNEPPKVFHRGQLRLITVKIDIPEDTQSGEYSGDLVLKSKDQLVSTIPINLSVGDFKLDQPAERAGAFLNIKRGSLDDADPRWAEIVFADMAAHGARTVMFWQGIVFDSSGQPITEAAEHSLRMQMKHSMSPPYAIKFSVEQLARTIGVEFKEPHAIDIPSLQAKEMLFRDAVSRGAAAVRDLEKKFALKPKSLVLFWSDEVFIGERLDPWMYTANIVREYTDNPIGLTFDPRQEDKWRLVEPLVEAPFFHGRNLDTWIDNDERTYQTLRERLESKGGVGLAYYNITRTDVTPEYARICNGLWLWQTPLNAQMHWTYFWGDQDALVGVREGERLAPYFALAAPHPTKMEMVSTLDWENLREGVTDHQYITTLENAIESAGPEQAAAVEKAKALLAEMWAVDPRVTETAKAIDAAEWDRRRSALFESISELKRSTIASDGNSR, encoded by the coding sequence ATGCCACTCTACGATCTGCGCTGGGCATCACCCTCGTTGCGTGTGATCTTTCGTGACGCGGATGGAAACAATCTTCCAAACCAAGCCGGCGGCAAATACTACGTCTACAGCTCCACTCGGAACAAAGAACCCATCGTCGACACGTGGACAGCCGCGGTCTATTCCTTCACGATCGCTGCGGAATCAAAGGTCGATTCGGTGCTGCTTTCGATTTTCCTCTATGACGCGGGCACAATCGAGATTGACAACGTCGGGCTTTTTAACGACACGGTCCGTAGCCGCACCGTTCCGAACGAGCACACGAGCGAGTTTCGTCAAGTCGACGGTGATGCCTCACGATTCGGTTTACCACAAGCAACCGTTCCGAAGATCGACACGGCAGTGAAAATCGATGGCAAACCCGATGATCCCGTATGGCAACACGGCAAACAAAACCTCCTCGTCAACGCAATTTCAGGAGGCAGGGCACCCCAAGCGACCGAGTTTCAAATCGCTCATGACACCGAGAACCTCTATCTGTTTGTTCGCGCGGTGGAACGAGGCCAGGAATCGCATCACCACGGACCGAGTGGACATGATGCCCCAGAGATTCACCGCTGCGATAGCATTGAGATTTTCCTGCAGCCTCCGACTTCGGGCGATGCCTACTATCAAATCGCGGTCAATCCAGCAGGCGGCATTTACGATCGCAAGTGGATAGGCCCGGGCAACGAAACCGCTTGGGATGCGGATGGCGTAATCGTCGGTGGGTACCACCATTTTGACTACTGGAATGTCGAGGTGAAGATTCCCCTCTCGGATCTCGGAATCCGTTTCCCCACGCCGGGATCCTTATGGCGTGCGAATGTTTGTCGTACGGAGGTACCGGGCCAGCGGAACTGGAATGCTTGGTCATCCACGGGTGGTGAGTTTCACAGGCCGAAGCGTTTTGGCATTCTCAAATTTGCTGAGGACGATCTCGCAGGTGAAAACACGCACACACTGCGAGGAACACTCATCGATGGGGATGCACAGCCGCTGAAAGATGTTCCCGTGAAGGCTTTCGGTCGTATTGAACGAACCGATGCTCATGGCGTCTACGTATTCGACGACGTTCCTGGCGGCAAACATGTCATCAGCATCTTGTCACCCAAGCATACCGAGATGCACGGCCAGGTTTCGATCACCAACCAACTTGAAAATGTCGCCCCAGTAACCGTCCAACGTCGAGACCCATTCCAACCGGATTTCACAGGCCCTCTTGGAAGAGACGCCGTCGGTTGGATCCATGGCTCCATCACCGAGCCACCGAACATGCGAGAGCAGCCTGGTCGTGCCGACTTGGTCCAGTCGATCTTGTTGCACGCCGCGAAGGGGGAAACCAAAGCGGTAGCGGTCTCGCTATTTGCCAATCAAATGCTTGATCACCCCGATCTTCAACTGACCCGTTTATCAGGTCGAAAAGGGGTGATCGATGGTGATCGCATTTCGATCGGTTGGGTGCAACGGATGCTCAAACCGGTCCACTACCAGGGGCCACAAGACGACGCCCTGTTCGTGTGGCGGTTTGTCTGGAACGAGCCGCCGAAGGTGTTCCACCGTGGGCAGCTTCGGTTAATCACTGTGAAGATCGACATTCCAGAGGACACCCAAAGCGGAGAGTATTCAGGTGATCTTGTTTTGAAATCAAAAGACCAACTCGTCTCGACGATTCCGATCAACTTGTCGGTCGGTGATTTTAAGTTGGACCAACCTGCGGAGCGAGCGGGAGCGTTTCTGAACATCAAGCGTGGCTCACTCGACGATGCCGATCCTCGCTGGGCCGAGATCGTCTTCGCGGACATGGCCGCCCATGGCGCCAGGACTGTGATGTTCTGGCAGGGAATCGTTTTCGATTCGTCTGGCCAGCCCATCACCGAGGCGGCAGAGCATTCGCTTCGGATGCAAATGAAGCACTCGATGAGCCCGCCTTATGCGATCAAGTTCTCGGTCGAACAACTTGCCCGCACGATCGGTGTGGAGTTCAAGGAACCCCATGCGATCGACATCCCGTCGCTGCAGGCCAAAGAAATGCTATTTCGTGATGCCGTTAGCCGTGGTGCGGCGGCAGTCAGAGATTTGGAAAAGAAGTTTGCGCTCAAACCGAAATCGTTGGTCCTGTTTTGGAGCGATGAAGTCTTTATCGGCGAGCGTCTCGATCCATGGATGTATACAGCGAACATCGTCCGAGAATATACGGACAATCCCATCGGTTTGACGTTTGACCCAAGGCAAGAGGACAAGTGGCGGTTGGTCGAACCGCTCGTCGAAGCACCCTTCTTTCACGGCCGAAATCTCGACACTTGGATCGACAACGACGAACGAACGTACCAGACGTTGCGAGAAAGACTTGAAAGCAAAGGCGGCGTGGGCTTGGCGTACTACAACATCACGCGAACCGATGTGACTCCGGAATACGCCCGAATCTGCAACGGTTTATGGCTATGGCAAACACCACTGAATGCACAAATGCACTGGACCTATTTCTGGGGCGACCAAGATGCTTTGGTGGGTGTTCGCGAAGGCGAACGCTTGGCTCCCTATTTCGCATTGGCCGCACCCCACCCAACCAAAATGGAGATGGTCAGCACGTTGGACTGGGAGAATCTTCGTGAGGGAGTGACCGACCATCAGTACATCACGACGCTGGAAAACGCGATCGAGAGTGCTGGGCCTGAGCAAGCCGCCGCCGTTGAGAAAGCGAAAGCGCTTCTTGCAGAGATGTGGGCGGTCGATCCGCGCGTGACCGAAACGGCAAAGGCGATTGACGCAGCAGAATGGGACCGTCGAAGGTCAGCCCTGTTCGAGTCCATTTCGGAATTGAAACGCAGCACGATCGCTAGCGATGGCAACAGTCGGTGA
- a CDS encoding putative ABC exporter domain-containing protein: MIDPALTTLMRMLMRAGLRQAGRLIRKPSGAILTLVMLVMVSFGLIPSLVFAWTSEDPSHSIFATLLTGSIPLVMYAMAAAMIVTGAGDSLLELRPPELQFVLAGPFTNSHILSYRLLTLLLGWIPLSACLSLFMLPYFGSFLGGFLCLALGGPFIVLISFQYTLVKPNLSSVTIKAIRWISLLSLLVVALETSRSLWNADEEYSVAMISQSINDGWVAQCVSVPFLPFAKLLHGEFSVRLLLNASICTGLVALVALCCYQTNSGFAELAVEGVARRQKKLERIRGGNVYGVSSRKMERVRRVPVFGWFGGVGPVAWSQIVMAIRRTGRLIPAVVFVGVVAAVLAATLMRVDPNVLSSVQRSYAVPIALAASAYLGFLITMTAQTGFSANRRLLTWYQMLPIQPISIAIGMVAGTGLLLVALQLALCLPALVVTSQSWIECASLFFAGVAFSIAFASTINFVSATTGLRPMPQGTPDVFQGARAMIYMFVLAIALIPTILFGGVMAGLAGAMLGLSWTVCSIAAGSAMLSLQPILWWFAGERFVQSELDGD; the protein is encoded by the coding sequence ATGATTGATCCCGCGTTGACGACTTTGATGCGAATGCTGATGCGTGCGGGGCTCCGCCAAGCGGGACGATTGATCAGGAAACCGTCGGGAGCCATCTTGACGCTGGTGATGCTCGTGATGGTGTCGTTCGGACTGATTCCTAGCCTTGTGTTCGCATGGACTTCGGAGGATCCATCCCATTCGATTTTTGCAACGCTCTTGACCGGATCGATTCCACTTGTGATGTATGCGATGGCCGCGGCGATGATCGTCACGGGGGCTGGCGACTCGCTTTTGGAACTCAGGCCGCCGGAACTGCAGTTCGTTCTTGCCGGGCCCTTCACGAACTCACACATTCTTTCTTATCGGCTGCTGACATTGTTGCTCGGATGGATCCCACTTAGCGCGTGTCTTTCGCTTTTCATGCTGCCCTATTTCGGCAGCTTCCTGGGTGGTTTTCTTTGTCTTGCATTGGGTGGACCGTTCATCGTCTTGATCAGCTTTCAATACACGCTGGTCAAACCCAACCTGTCATCGGTGACGATCAAGGCGATCCGTTGGATCTCGCTCTTGAGTCTGTTGGTTGTTGCACTTGAGACATCAAGAAGCCTTTGGAACGCGGATGAAGAGTACTCCGTTGCGATGATCTCCCAATCGATCAATGATGGATGGGTGGCCCAATGCGTCAGCGTTCCTTTTCTACCTTTCGCAAAGTTGCTACACGGCGAATTCAGCGTACGCCTTTTGCTCAATGCGTCCATTTGCACCGGATTGGTTGCTTTGGTTGCACTCTGTTGCTACCAGACCAACAGCGGTTTTGCCGAGCTAGCCGTTGAAGGGGTTGCCAGACGACAAAAGAAGTTGGAACGAATTCGAGGCGGAAATGTATATGGGGTTTCCTCGCGCAAAATGGAACGCGTGCGGCGGGTTCCCGTATTTGGATGGTTTGGTGGTGTCGGACCGGTCGCTTGGTCACAGATCGTCATGGCAATACGTCGTACGGGACGGTTGATTCCTGCTGTCGTCTTCGTTGGCGTGGTCGCAGCGGTGTTAGCCGCCACGTTGATGCGTGTCGATCCCAACGTACTCAGTTCGGTGCAGCGGTCCTACGCCGTGCCGATCGCGCTCGCCGCATCAGCCTATTTGGGATTCCTGATTACGATGACGGCCCAAACCGGGTTTTCTGCAAACCGACGTTTGCTGACATGGTATCAAATGCTGCCCATCCAACCGATCTCCATCGCCATCGGAATGGTCGCTGGAACGGGCCTGCTGTTGGTTGCCCTTCAATTGGCGCTTTGTCTTCCCGCCCTCGTCGTGACATCGCAATCCTGGATCGAGTGTGCGTCCCTTTTCTTTGCCGGTGTCGCGTTTAGCATTGCATTTGCTTCGACCATCAATTTTGTCTCTGCGACCACGGGTTTGCGGCCAATGCCCCAAGGGACGCCTGATGTATTTCAGGGCGCGCGCGCAATGATCTATATGTTCGTGCTTGCGATCGCGCTGATTCCGACAATCCTGTTCGGGGGCGTTATGGCCGGCCTCGCAGGCGCGATGTTGGGTTTGTCGTGGACCGTTTGCTCCATCGCTGCCGGATCGGCCATGTTGAGCCTTCAACCGATCCTCTGGTGGTTCGCTGGCGAACGTTTCGTCCAAAGCGAACTCGACGGTGACTAG
- a CDS encoding chemotaxis protein CheW → MATEILLFECDHHYFGLRSEIVVEVLRSVALSVVPQSSEVLLGVANLRGKVLPVLNTRHLLGLPTVRLHPSHHFIVVDAGGLVIALHVDRAVELAQVDSEGGGNVTAIESEVADPPSNIEFITKTDVGLVPVINLRNMVTQNHFAELLSLSSSGTSTGHSMQ, encoded by the coding sequence TTGGCTACAGAAATCCTCCTCTTTGAATGTGATCATCACTACTTCGGACTTCGCTCGGAGATCGTCGTGGAAGTTTTGCGGTCCGTAGCGTTGTCAGTCGTTCCCCAATCCTCAGAGGTGTTGCTTGGTGTCGCCAATCTCCGTGGCAAGGTGCTGCCAGTCTTGAACACCCGTCATCTATTGGGACTGCCAACGGTTCGGCTACACCCTTCGCATCACTTTATTGTGGTTGACGCCGGGGGACTTGTCATTGCGTTGCATGTTGACCGCGCGGTTGAATTGGCCCAGGTCGACTCCGAGGGCGGCGGCAACGTGACGGCGATTGAATCCGAAGTGGCTGACCCGCCGAGCAACATCGAATTCATCACCAAGACGGACGTGGGGCTGGTTCCCGTTATCAATCTAAGAAACATGGTTACTCAAAACCATTTCGCTGAATTGCTGTCCCTTTCATCGTCCGGCACCTCAACGGGGCATTCGATGCAATGA